The Algoriphagus halophilus sequence TCAGTCCTTTTCATGGCCTCTTGTTCAAAGGCTGGAATATCGGTAATTGTAGATGCAGGAGCACTATGGAATGCCATATCTAGCAATCCAAAGCTAATTTGTCTAACAGTTTGATAACCTTGTTGAAAATTTGCTGCCTTTTTTAATTTTTCAATCAGGTCCGATGGAATTTTTTCACCTGTTTCATAGTGGTCTGCAAAGAAGTCAAGGCATTCTTTCTCGTAACACCAGTTTTCAAAAATCTGAGAAGGCAATTCCACAAAATCCCAATAAACACTTGTTCCGGACAGAGATTCATAAGTAGTATTGGCAAGCATCCCGTGAAGCGCATGTCCAAATTCATGGAAAAGCGTTGTTACTTCATTGAAGGTTAGTAAACTAGGTTTGGTTTTGGTAGGCTTTGTAAAGTTGCAGACAATGGAGACGTGAGGCCTATTGTTGATGTCACCTTGCATACTTTGACCACGGTAACTGGTCATCCAGGCACCATTTCTCTTTCCGGGTCTTGGAAAGTAATCTGCATAATATACTGCCAAATGTTTCCCGGATCTATCTGTTACTTCATAGGCTTTCACATCAGGATGATAAACCGGAATTTCTGGATTCTGTTTAAAATCTATTCCAAATAATTTGTTTGCAGTTTTGAAAACACCTGAGACAACTTTTTCCAGTTGGAAATAAGGCTTTAGTAATTCATCGTCAATCGCGTATTTCTCTTTTTTTAATAATTCAGAATAGTAAGCGAAATCCCATTTTTGTAATTCGGATATTCCGTCTAGTTTTTTGGCAAATGCGGTCAACTCTTCTACTTCTTTCTCAGCTTTTGGCCTTGCTTTCTCCAGAAGCGATTCTAAAAAATTGATTACTTCTTTAGGGCTTTTTGCCATGCGCTCTTCTAAAATAAATTCCGCATGATTTGCATATCCCAATAGCTTTGCCCTCTTTTCTTTCAGAATCAATATGTCTTTGATGATTTGCTGATTGTCCAATTCATCTCCTTTGGAGCATTTTGTATTGTATGCTAAGAAAAGAAGCTTTCTCAATTCCCTGTTTTTCGCATAGGTCATCGCAGGAATATAACTTGGATAGTCCAAGGTGAATGCCCATTGGCCGGGCTTATTTTTTTCTTCAGCGATTTGGGCGGCCGCCTCTTTTATTCCTTCAGGCAGGCCTTCTACGGCACTTTCTTCTGTTTCAAAATGAACAAACTTATTGGTTTCTTCCAGCACATTCTCACCGTACTTCAGACTTAACTGAGCTAGTTCTTGATCAATATTTCGCAGAATCTCACCTTCTTCAGACGTTAATTTTGCGCCATTTCTCACAAAAGATTTATAGGTTTTTTCCAAAAGCATATTTTGCTCTGGTGTCAAGGTTAGCGCTGATTTGGAATCAAAAACTGAAGCTACTTTTTGGAATAATACCTGGTCCAACAAAATGTCATTAGAATGCTGTGTTAAAAGAGGGGAGATCTCTCTAGCCAGTTTTTGTAATTCAGGGCTAGTTTCTGCAGAATTTAAATTGAAAAATATAGAGCTGATAATACCAAGCTTTTTACCGGATCTATCCAATGCTTCTATCGTGTTTTCGAACGTGGGTTGATCCGCCTTCTTGATCTCCTCAATCTCTAATTTGGCTTCCTCAATGGCTGTTTTAATGGCAGGAAGATAATCTTCTGTTTTAATTTTAGTAAATGGAGCTGTATCGAATGGAGTGGCAAATTGAGCCAATAATGGGTTTTGCATATACTTAGAAACTATAGTTTTTGGTTTAGCTGATGGATTTCGGTAGGAACCATCAAATGACCTGACTTTTTCAATTCAGCCTCTAATCTACCAATTTGATCTGTAAAGCTCTCTCCGATCCAATAGGGATGTGATATTTTTTGCACTTTAATTTCCCGCAATTTCATTTCAAATGGCTCTATCTCAAACCATTCGAATTCTTGACGCATACAAAGTCACTTAGCGATTTTATAATAGGGAATTTGGGGAATGGGATGGTAAACATGACCTACCAATTCCGATGGCACAAAAATGAAAAAAGCAGCCTTAACATTTAAAGCTGCTTTTTAAGGATTAGTTAATTCGTATCCTTTTAATAATCAAAATCGCAAGACATAGAATCGGAACCAATTGGAGAACCATCAGGAGCCTTTAACGTTTCCTGAACAGTTAATTCAACTGGTAGTTCTAAAAATGCATTGATTTTTTCAGTGAGGTACTCAGAATGTTGGGAAAGCAGTCCAGAAGTTACTCTTCCTGAAAGCTTGTTACTTCCGTTGGCTAGCTCATCTAACTGAGCTCTGGTGATAGCTCTTACCGTATTGGAAGCATTTCCATTCTTGGCTAAAGCAATCATATGATCAACCAATTTTGTTTCAGTCATCAACTTGATTTCTGTTTCCAATCCAGAAGGAATAGTAGATGAGAATACTTGAGAACTAACTTGATCCAATACAGACTGGTAGCTAGGTAAGCCGTTGTCTTGTAGATTTTGAAGATAAACTCTATTCATTCTAGCATCATCCAACAGGAAGGAGAAAGTTAGATCAACCACTGTTTCGGCTGGTGCAATTGGGTCGAAAATAGGTCCAGTTCTTGAAACAAAAGTTTCTCTGGTTCTTCCATACCCATAAGGTCTTGGTGGAATCAAAGCAAGAATATGTGAAGGAACCGCCAATTGGCTTGGGGATACAGTCAACAACAAGGCATCAAGAGCTTCTAATTGCTCTTTGGCAGGTACCCATTTGTGATTGGGTTGATTGTCTCCCTTCACTTTGTAGTTGTAATCCATGCCACCTACCAATTTGGTGGTAGCTTCCACTTGATACCGATGCATTAAGTATAGCGGTACAAGCACCTCCTCCAGCATTGCTTCTGGGGTACCAGTAGGAATCGCATTTAAGCCAAAAGATTGTAATTTATTTGCTCTCAATTCCAACATTCTTTTCAACTCTTCTGGAGAAGAAGCACCGTTATCCCAAAGGTGGGATCGAGGATGAGCTCCACTTGGGTCTCTGGAATCCGAATCAGTAATGAACTCATAGCCTGCTGAATAGGTGTCCTGAAGGGTTTTTTCTAAATATTCTTCTTCGGTCATGCCTGGAGGAACTGTGCCATATCCAAATTTAATCGCCCACTTATCCCATTCTCCAATTTTTTGATCATAAGCCACAGAAAGATCTAATTCTCCATTGGCATTTTGAGTGATTACAGGATAAGGATAGTCCATCACAGAAGATCTGTTTTCTGCAGATGTTGCATAGCTATGGGATATTCCCAAGGTATGACCAATTTCATGGGCAGAGAGTTGTCTTAATCGGTCCAATGCTAATTTCAGCATTTTTGGATCGGGCTCTGTTCCATTTTCATATGGCTGGATTAGTCCTTGAGCAATTAAGTAATCCTGTCTTACACGAAGAGATCCCAAAGAAACATGACCTTTGATGATCTCTCCAGTTCGAGGGTCTCTAACGCTGCTACCATAAGACCAGCCTCTGGTAGATCGATGAACCCACTGCACTACATTGTATCGAACGTCCATAAGATCCATTCCTTCTGGAGCAAGTTCAACTCTATATGCGTTTTTAAAACCTGCTGCTTCAAAAGCCTGTGCCCAATAATTTCCACCTTCAATTAAAGCGGATGCAACAGGCTCAGGTGTGCCTCGATCTAGATAATAAACGATGGGCTCTACCACTTCTGAAACAGCAGCAGTTGGATCTTTTTTCTCTAACCGATGTCTGGTGATAAATCGCTTTACAATTGGTTCAGTGATTGGAGTAGTAAAGTCCATATAGGAAATGGCATTAAAACCACCTCTTGGATCAAATTCACGCTTTTGATAGTCTAAATCAGGAAGTTCTATAAATGAGTGTCTTTGACGCACTGTTACCGCATCTGAGCCAGGGGTCACCGAGCTTAGCTCTCTACCTGTAATTTGTCCTGTAAGTGTAATAACCGCTTCTACTTCCGTGTTTTTAGGGAAGTTTTTGATGGTAGGATAATATAAACTAGATCTGCTTGCATCGGTACGGAAGGTTCCTTGACGGCTCCTGGATAGTCTGCTTCCTACACCATGGGTATCTTCCATGTAGAATTTGGTCGCTTCTACAATGAAACTACCGTCATTTTCCTGTGCCACCTCAAATCCCCAAAGAGTGGACTCCGCAAAGGCATCGCGGATGGATTTTACTTCGGCAGGGTTTTCTGAATAAGCTCGATAATCATAATTCTTTTGAACCAAAAAGATTTTATTTCCTGTCTTTCTGAATTCCACAATTCGAGTTTGTCCAAGTTGGCCTCGATCCAAGCCCAGATCGTTGGATCCTACTCCGGCAGTAAGTGAACTGACATATAGAAATTCCTTTTCTAAATCGTCAATTTCCAAATAGATCTTTCCATTTTCCTCATCTAAATAGAAATCAACAAAGCCCTCCATTTTATTGAATTTGCTCAGATCCAGATTTTGAGCAAAGACCGATAGGGTGCTTAGGAGTACAATGATAGTTGTATAAAGTGTTTTTCTCATGGATTAGTGGTTTGTTGACAAATTATTAAAAAAACTGCCTCAACATTGCACCATTGATGGAAAATTATCGATGTATCCTATAGCTACTTAAAAAGGTACGCTCGGTTTGATAAGAGAGATTAATAGTTTGAAGTCCAGAGCTGATGTGTTCACGATCAACATCACCGGTTCTGGCAAATCTTAATTAGGCAGATATTCGGGAGTGGAACTTGTATGGTCCAAGTTTGTAATGTAGCCATCCCTGGCCAGAGAATGCAGGAATGGAAAATGTCCAGCGTACGATGTTCTCATTTGCATACTGTCTATTGTAATGGATTTCTATGTTAAATAATACCCCTCTTGCAGTGATTTTACAATGTCTTGTCCATGTTGGAGGTCTTGTAGGATCATAGACCCTTCAAGAAGTCCTTATGGTTCGACCGCAGCCTCAGCAAAGAGCATGGGATATCGGGTACCTCACTCCAATTTTGTTCAAAGTGGACCAAGTGTCAGGAAGATTAACGTGAAGGCTTCCCATGCCTTGACTTCTGGCACCATAGGCTTGGGTCAAATGGTCCGTTTGAGGAAAAGCTGTAGAACAAACAAAAACAGCGAAGCAACAAAAAACAGCTTCTTCCTTTCTCAAAAACTTAAATGAACCATGAATTAAATAAAATTCATTTGCTTTGAAATGAGAACTAAATATTTTTTTATTAGAAAGGTGTTTTAAAGTTGAAGAAAAAGTTGCCTCCCCCAGTGTTGTTTAGGGAATATTCAAACCTTAATACCGCATCGTAAAAACCAACTAAATCAATGCCGAGTCCATACCCAAAGAGGTATTTGTTAGTCAGTCGAGCATTAGCAGGAATTTCATTTCTATCTTTTACAAAGCCATGGTCAAAGTTTGCACTGAGGTATAACCTGACCGGAATGGTACTGAATTGGTCAAGAGGAACAGTTCTAGATATGTCGAAATCATAGTCAAAAAACTTCCATCTAAAGCTGTTTTTGTGAACATACAACTGTTGGCCCTCTATGACATTTAATTCATATCCTCTAATGAAGTTTGGATTATATCCTATACCTCTAACCAAGGTATAGGGTTGGTTTTCACTAAGAAACCAGTTGGCTGTTAATCCAGTGTTAAAATGGAATTTATCGTTGATTTTGAAATACTTATTGGCAGTAAGATTTACCTCTATCTCATCTAGTTCTTTGGTATAGAAGACTCCATATTTCGTAGCTGAAAGGACAAGTAATTCTCCATCTGTAGCATAGGCTACATTATCCCTTCGATCATGACGGAATGTATAAGTCAGGTATAAATAGCGTAAGGTATTGGAGCCATGCTGGAAGTAATTGGGGTTTTCTTCCAGAACTGATGGGTTTATCCAAGTATGATTGAATGCGAGGGTTACAAAATGGAAATTGTAAAAACTCCTTCGGTAGGTATACCTGATTGCGGCAGCAATATTTTTTCTTAAAACATTTTCTTCTGGGGAGGTATAAAAAACCTGTCGGTTGTTTTCAGATTTAATAGCAAGGGTTTTATTGTTGTAAAAGGTGAATTGAGCAGCCAATCCATGCTTTTGTTTTTTGTCTATATAAGGTTTGCTGTATTGAATATCCAATGCTTTTGTAAACCCTAACTGGCCAGCAAACTTCAATTTTTCATTTCTTCCGGCCACATTATTATGGCTCAATCTCATTCCAAAGTTTACTCTGGAAAAATCTCTACCTTGGTTGGTCCACCATTCTGCAAAGTTTCTGTCTGCCAACTGGAAAATAATGGAAGGAAGAATGTACCACCTTTCTTTGACAGTGATGACCACTTCCGCTTCATCTTCTCCAGTTAAAAGTGGCGTGATTTCCACCTCGGTAAATAAGCGAAGGTTATAGATCTTTTTTTGATCTGCCTGGATAATTTCTATAAATGTATCCCAATCGTAGTAATAGTCTGTGGTGAAGTCCAGCTCCCGAAGGATGATACTCTTTTTGGTTTTTTCATTCCCAATGATAAAGATATTGTTCACCTTCACTTTTTCCGGAGTTCCTGTATTAGCCGGACTAAATGAGGTGT is a genomic window containing:
- a CDS encoding M3 family metallopeptidase yields the protein MQNPLLAQFATPFDTAPFTKIKTEDYLPAIKTAIEEAKLEIEEIKKADQPTFENTIEALDRSGKKLGIISSIFFNLNSAETSPELQKLAREISPLLTQHSNDILLDQVLFQKVASVFDSKSALTLTPEQNMLLEKTYKSFVRNGAKLTSEEGEILRNIDQELAQLSLKYGENVLEETNKFVHFETEESAVEGLPEGIKEAAAQIAEEKNKPGQWAFTLDYPSYIPAMTYAKNRELRKLLFLAYNTKCSKGDELDNQQIIKDILILKEKRAKLLGYANHAEFILEERMAKSPKEVINFLESLLEKARPKAEKEVEELTAFAKKLDGISELQKWDFAYYSELLKKEKYAIDDELLKPYFQLEKVVSGVFKTANKLFGIDFKQNPEIPVYHPDVKAYEVTDRSGKHLAVYYADYFPRPGKRNGAWMTSYRGQSMQGDINNRPHVSIVCNFTKPTKTKPSLLTFNEVTTLFHEFGHALHGMLANTTYESLSGTSVYWDFVELPSQIFENWCYEKECLDFFADHYETGEKIPSDLIEKLKKAANFQQGYQTVRQISFGLLDMAFHSAPASTITDIPAFEQEAMKRTDLLPKVPETLMATSFSHIFQGGYSAGYYSYKWAEVLDADAFDLFLEKGVFDEVTAASFQTNILSAGGSEHPSVLYKRFRGREPKTDALLKRAGLIES
- a CDS encoding zinc-dependent metalloprotease encodes the protein MRKTLYTTIIVLLSTLSVFAQNLDLSKFNKMEGFVDFYLDEENGKIYLEIDDLEKEFLYVSSLTAGVGSNDLGLDRGQLGQTRIVEFRKTGNKIFLVQKNYDYRAYSENPAEVKSIRDAFAESTLWGFEVAQENDGSFIVEATKFYMEDTHGVGSRLSRSRQGTFRTDASRSSLYYPTIKNFPKNTEVEAVITLTGQITGRELSSVTPGSDAVTVRQRHSFIELPDLDYQKREFDPRGGFNAISYMDFTTPITEPIVKRFITRHRLEKKDPTAAVSEVVEPIVYYLDRGTPEPVASALIEGGNYWAQAFEAAGFKNAYRVELAPEGMDLMDVRYNVVQWVHRSTRGWSYGSSVRDPRTGEIIKGHVSLGSLRVRQDYLIAQGLIQPYENGTEPDPKMLKLALDRLRQLSAHEIGHTLGISHSYATSAENRSSVMDYPYPVITQNANGELDLSVAYDQKIGEWDKWAIKFGYGTVPPGMTEEEYLEKTLQDTYSAGYEFITDSDSRDPSGAHPRSHLWDNGASSPEELKRMLELRANKLQSFGLNAIPTGTPEAMLEEVLVPLYLMHRYQVEATTKLVGGMDYNYKVKGDNQPNHKWVPAKEQLEALDALLLTVSPSQLAVPSHILALIPPRPYGYGRTRETFVSRTGPIFDPIAPAETVVDLTFSFLLDDARMNRVYLQNLQDNGLPSYQSVLDQVSSQVFSSTIPSGLETEIKLMTETKLVDHMIALAKNGNASNTVRAITRAQLDELANGSNKLSGRVTSGLLSQHSEYLTEKINAFLELPVELTVQETLKAPDGSPIGSDSMSCDFDY
- a CDS encoding POTRA domain-containing protein; the protein is MPNKIINFIPVVLVTLILSFGLGPESVYAQVDTSFSPANTGTPEKVKVNNIFIIGNEKTKKSIILRELDFTTDYYYDWDTFIEIIQADQKKIYNLRLFTEVEITPLLTGEDEAEVVITVKERWYILPSIIFQLADRNFAEWWTNQGRDFSRVNFGMRLSHNNVAGRNEKLKFAGQLGFTKALDIQYSKPYIDKKQKHGLAAQFTFYNNKTLAIKSENNRQVFYTSPEENVLRKNIAAAIRYTYRRSFYNFHFVTLAFNHTWINPSVLEENPNYFQHGSNTLRYLYLTYTFRHDRRDNVAYATDGELLVLSATKYGVFYTKELDEIEVNLTANKYFKINDKFHFNTGLTANWFLSENQPYTLVRGIGYNPNFIRGYELNVIEGQQLYVHKNSFRWKFFDYDFDISRTVPLDQFSTIPVRLYLSANFDHGFVKDRNEIPANARLTNKYLFGYGLGIDLVGFYDAVLRFEYSLNNTGGGNFFFNFKTPF